From a region of the Vicia villosa cultivar HV-30 ecotype Madison, WI unplaced genomic scaffold, Vvil1.0 ctg.000045F_1_1_1, whole genome shotgun sequence genome:
- the LOC131622938 gene encoding DNA-directed RNA polymerase V subunit 5A-like, whose amino-acid sequence MAEQNGVHNLSLQTTTPMETDNGDTPQLQPQEQEQPKCLITKTDNGSIESHRYYLSRRTTLEMLKDRGYSIPTPEIQLSLEEFRQVHGQSPDVDRLRFTASHSTDPSKRILVIFSGPGTVKLNVVRNIVGQIVNRDTLSGLILIVQNQITSQALKAVNVLSFKVEIFQITDLLVNITKHVLKPKHQILTDKQKRNLLKKYDIQEKQLPRMLQTDAIARYYGLQRGQVVKVTYSGEITQMHVTYRCVW is encoded by the exons ATGGCAGAACAAAACGGAGTACACAACCTCTCTCTTCAAACCACAACCCCTATGGAGACTGACAACGGAGACACACCACAACTCCAACCTCAAGAACAAGAACAACCCAAGTGTTTAATCACCAAGACCGACAATGGAAGCATAGAGAGTCATCGTTACTACCTCTCTCGCAGAACAACACTCGAGATGCTCAAAGACAGAGGCTACTCTATTCCCACTCCCGAAATCCAgctctctcttgaagaatttcgTCAAGTTCATGGTCAATCTCCTGATGTTGATCGACTCCGGTTTACGGCTAGTCATAGCACTGATCCCTCTAAAAGG attttggttatttttagTGGGCCAGGGACTGTGAAACTGAATGTGGTTAGGAACATTGTTGGACAGATTGTGAATAGAGACACTCTCAGtggtttgattttgattgtgCAAAATCAGATCACTAGCCAGGCTTTGAAAGCGGTTAATGTTCTATCTTTCAAAGTTGaaatttttcag ATCACAGACTTGCTTGTTAATATTACAAAGCACGTGTTGAAGCCAAAGCATCAGATTCTTACTGATAAGCAGAAAAGAAATCTCCTGAAGAAGTACGATATACAAGAAAAGCAG CTTCCCCGGATGCTACAGACAGATGCAATTGCTCGATATTATGGACTTCAGAGGGGGCAGGTAGTTAAAGTTACCTACTCCGGTGAAATCACCCAGATGCATGTTACCTATCGATGCGTTTGGTGA